The DNA sequence GGAAAGCTACTGCAAGTTCACTAAGGCGTTAAAGTACGTTGCTACGAGGACCGAGTCCTGATCACGAAGATTAGAACGAGCTTCCATTAATCACCGTGCTTCCTTTCGAAAACACTGGATCACATTGTTCACATCTACAGAATGGCCTCAGCTATAATTGTTCAAGGTCCACCTGAGGCTGTCAGACTATCGCTCGCGGAATCGTTAATCAACcgagtaatttttaatggGATTCATTGTCGCTCCTCGACCGCGGGCGACAGCCGtgatttgaaattcaaaaatgtctTCGAAACTTGGCCGTCGCTTGCCGACCCAGTTCATCCAATTCCATTACGTTGAtgactaattaaaaaatctttgaaaaactCGACCAATTCCCTGGTCATCCATCACTTAGCTGGTTCGAAGAGACCTCTCTGTCGGCAGGGGGGATACGTCGCGACGCTGTCGTTACTAGGAAGTTCCTGATCGAATTTATCACCCCCCAATCCCCCCTCCCGCGCGAGTACGCCGTGCTACTTTAAATATCAATCGCGATGGACAGTCGGGCGGACGTAGGAAAATGGAGAAAGATATTACGTTTGGTGGCTGCGACAGGTAAGGTGAACCTCGTGGGATCCTACGGCTGCGAGGTGTCCTCGGAGGCACCGAGCTTCCTGACAAGCTACGAGGCGGCGAACATGAGCGTCGCCATCTTACCGAACGAGCGACCCAGTCTCAAAGGACTTCGACCATCCTACGAGGCTGGCGAAATCCTCCGCGTGGAATGCGCCTCAGCGCCCAGCTATCCCGCGGCGATGCTCGCTTTCATCCTCAACGGGAAGGAGGTAAGACCTCAACGATAACGTATGGCTGGACAAGTTAGAGTAAAGCTAGTGGCTTGGCAGAGGAAAAGTGTGAACGAGGATGAGATAATTCGTCTAGAGCCCGGTGGACGTCTAATACTGTTTCAAAGATGTAATGAATGAGAAAATAGTAAAGACTGAGGTTTAGAGGTCTCATTTAACTTGATAAGCCATACTATATCAAACTTTAGACTACTCACGAGTATGACCCGTTTAGATCACcgatagaaattgtcaaagcCGCGGTTAAGTTTGAATCCTACTTCTAATCCTACTATACTCTTAATCTCACGTGACACTTGTTATAGAAACATGCGCAATCCCATACGGTGCTATGTCTATCCGTACGTGCTGCTCGAGGTGTCCTCATCGTTTTCGCGTGTGAATCCACAGGTGAACGCAGAGTTAACCAACGAGCTACCAACCGTTGAGTCCGCGGAAGACAACATCGTGACAGCGAGCCGTCTGGGTCTGTCGTTGCGTTTGGAACGATATCATTTCCCTGGGGGCACTTTGAGTCTAACCTGTCAGTCCACGTTACCGGATATCAAGGATGCCAGAGCGTTGGACAGGACAGAAACCGCGACCCTGGCTGCCAGCAATCAGCGACTCGCTCAGGAACCGCCCAGATCCGGTTCCAGCTTCAACATTCCCCTATTATCAACCATCATCTGCTGTTTAATTGTGAACCTTCGATCGGTATGTCACGGGAGCTTAAAACTTCCGCACGATTAGTCGCCGAATATTCTCGATTGCCGATTAAACTCGTTCAATTATTGTGATTGTTTTCCCGAGAGATCCGCGCCTCTTGTGAGGGACACTCGCGAATTGGCAGGGCACGATGTTATTAGGGATGAACTACGAAACTTTGCAGGTTGGTAGACATGTCAAGATGTGGGATAaggttttatttcattcgagtCTGAGGGATGAGGGTATCCTTTAGGTCAGAGCTTTGGAATCGAGACTGTGGTCTCAGGTGGCGCCACGGAAAGATGGCGCTGTGGTCTCTAGTGGCGCCACGGAAAGGTGGCGCTGTGGTCNNNNNNNNNNTGGTCTCAGGTAGTGCCACGGTAAGATGGCGCTGTGGTCTCAGGTGGTGCCACGGAAAGATGGCGCTGTGGTCTCAGGTGGCGCTGAGGTCTCCAGTGGCGCCACGGGAAGATGGCGCTGAGGTCTCTAGTGGCGGCACTGACAGAAGCGTCTCtattcattatttgttattatcaagctgtaacatttaatttctttacttcTCAAAGCCAAATGCATTCGCTTAACCTCTTGAATTACCAAAGCTAAAAAGTTCCCTGTTCATTGTTTTTAGCTAGTCTACCAACCTGCAGAGTATCGTTTATACCTGTTTCACACGGTTCCGTGACTGTTTCTCGTTGTCCAGCTAAAAGCTCGATTCATGGTGTCgcgaaattgttaaatttcgATTCGCTCGTTCAGTTTTCGCCATCGGGCCAGACCGTTTTCCCGTTTGTGtgtcgaatttttattttccatgaattttattgcgaACCGCTCGCGCAACCCGTGGGTCGTTCTTCAAAGTATTCAGAGCTCGTAGCGTGAAACGTCGATTACGCGAGGATTTCGAGGGGATTAAATGTTTGCGTGCGTATACGTACACGCTGACACACACAGAGACACAGAGACACAGAGACACGAAAACAGACAAAGACACAAGAACGCACACCAAAGATATCACTCTGCGCGCGCGCGAGCGTCACGAGAGAACAAAGAACAAACACTATagcaatataatttaattgaagcAAGCCGCTCGAGATACGGCGTGATGTAAATAGTGTATGATTGTGAATTAGATTTACGAACTATCGCGTGTAATTAAGGGGAAACGACAAACACGGTGAAAGTACAGAGGAATCGTTGGAACGAAGAAAACCACGAACATGACCGTTTGGTCCAAGTTTTGCGTGTACAATGGCGAGCTAAAGAGATTGCTCCTGGATGAAAGTCAATGATTAAGTTTTttgtaatgattttttttatcgtatcATAAACAACACTCGTTGCAGTAGCTGAGAAGGATCAGAGTTTGTTGAAAAGATTATTCCTTCACTTATGTAATAAGATTTTGTGTCACATAGGTTAATGACTTATTAtcataaaagtatattttattttaataacatccAGGGACAATCTTTACAGTTCTGTGCAGTACACGTATTCACGTGAACGCGCCGAGTGAAGAGACCCGATTGAAACAAGAAACATAAATCTGAGTCAAAACAAAAAGCACTGGAACCATTGATTCACATTTATGGCGTTAAAAtgattgtatttttctctcggCAATCTTTTTTGGTGGcgtataagaatttatatatatatatatatatacatacatacatatatatgtatacacgaTAAATTGGTCGTATTTACGTTTTACTGTAATTTTACATGATCCATATCTGATCGTTACGATACGTTTCAAACAATAAAGAGGAATATGAGGCACACAGTGTTTCTGATGATTTTTTCATAGTTCCCCATAGATTACTCCTGGATTTTGCGACACAGGTAAGGTATTCTTTAACTTTCTCTAACACGAACTGGGACGATTTGAAAAGTTTAACACTCCAATGCTTTTACTGGAATTGAATTGCGTTGCAATTAATCTAGCTGCGATTAGAAAAGAGATAGAACTTGTTTTAGTTTCCTGGTACAGAGCAAAGATCGACGATATCGTATCAGATTCGACTGCACTATGGCTTACCCAACAAGCAAATCAGTTTTTTGACTAAAGTGAATGCTCTACTATAAAAGCGTTTTCatacaattcaataattcgCGGTTTCCCCGATACTACCCCTATTGGTTTCGCGGTAGATCGGGCTTTCGGAGCAGAGCTAGAAATAACTCGatatttcaatagaatttaaaatgaataaacgcAATGATCATAGCCATCATCGCGTTAACAATGCGTTCGTTGAACACTAATCCCGCAAATGCATTTCCGTTATAggttcaacattttttggcCAAAACTCTATAAATTCTCCCTATAGAGTTCCACCATGCatagtgaattatttttcccatatctcttttgaataattcttAGTCTCgctaaacaataaaaattcacttgTTATTCCAGAAATGGAGAAATGTAGTTTTTCGATACAGCGaagactggataaatgcaagaattTCCGAGCACAGTCGCTATCGTTGCGCCAAACCTCTTCTTTGACTACTTCTATTTCCAACACGATCCATCCTAATTGCCCGAGCTCGCCCGTACACTGTGTACCAAAGAAACTCACATAAGGTGAAACTCCCGGCTTCGGAGGCAGAGAGCGATTAGACACCGGCGAGACGAAAGCGATTCAGCGAGAGGTGAACAGTGAAACGGGGAGTCTAAACCCCGGCTGGGAGTATTTTCGAGGAAACGGAGGCTGGTATAAGCCGCCTCGAACCCCGTGAGCCATTCGATTCGACCTATCGGCGGAAACTCGGCTCTTCTTCCTTCCCGATTCGATTTCCAGATTAATTAAGGATCGCTGGTCTGAAAGGACGCCCTCGAGATCCTTTCAAACCGGGTCGAGTGTCCGTCCCGCGGTAGATGTAACGAGGCGCCGATTCGAATCCGTTTCACGAGACACCGACCTCGATAATGACATTTTTCGTCGATTTCGGGCGTGTCGATACCCGACCTCAAACCCTCCTCCGCTTCCCCAAGCCCGGGCCTCGTTGTACCATCAGAACCCTGTTAATGAGAAACGACCGTCGCGTCCCCGTGATATGAATTCGTGTCCCTGGCACTTAGGCCTTCAAGAGACGCTTATGCAGGTCGCACCATCTAACTTGACCGACTTAATATATCTCGCTTGTTTTCGGCgatagaaacaaatttcagagcgACGATATTATAGCCAGGAACCAAAGAGCAAAGTCCTACGATTTAATTAACAACGCGAGATAATGTACAGCGTGTCTCCGAagttaataatttcgaatgtCGCGCAGAACAGAGTCGCACATTGTAGACATCTGAAAGCTCGGCATTCTATAGTTTATCACGGTACAGTTTCTTGCTTCAATCCTCAATGCGACAGAcgattttcttcttcaatGAAAGGATTCCACTGAGCGCTCGGCAATTTCTTCGATTGCTCTCCTCAGCCTGCCCTTAAGCAAATGCCTGTAGCATCGCGGTGCCacgatgaataaaaaaagatatccAGAGTAAATCGAGCGGGGCACGcggaaatacaaaaattaaccGTGGCCTGGAGCGACCATCGCTACTTCGCAAGCCCCTCCTCGACGA is a window from the Hylaeus volcanicus isolate JK05 chromosome 7, UHH_iyHylVolc1.0_haploid, whole genome shotgun sequence genome containing:
- the LOC128879183 gene encoding uncharacterized protein LOC128879183 — encoded protein: MGRIGAYEEEVPSSNAVATMRGSRLQARSVASIEESCSRCGRCSNKMWLTLLLLCSLLRTGASIKIVRLEVPSIADPRWDKVTLRCEYDLDDKDLYSVKWYKDGAEFFRYMPGSTPPGRDFPVEGVYVDVNKSDSKQVTLLGQPNNRRGKVNLVGSYGCEVSSEAPSFLTSYEAANMSVAILPNERPSLKGLRPSYEAGEILRVECASAPSYPAAMLAFILNGKEVNAELTNELPTVESAEDNIVTASRLGLSLRLERYHFPGGTLSLTCQSTLPDIKDARALDRTETATLAASNQRLAQEPPRSGSSFNIPLLSTIICCLIVNLRSVCHGSLKLPHD